Proteins from a genomic interval of Mycolicibacterium grossiae:
- a CDS encoding ATP-dependent DNA ligase, which produces MLLLDVATASADVGAVSSRLAKTTRIADVLTLAAAGGDATTIATTVAWLSGELPQRQIGVGWAALRSLPSPATDPTLTVPGVHATFDAVKAVAGKGSTARRAELLGGLFGAATAAEQAFLRRLLGGELRQGALLGVMADAVAKAALLPAADVRRAAMLSGDLAAVAAAVLTEGAEALGRFRLQVGTPVGPMLAQTATGVDAALEKLGGTAILEAKLDGARVQIHRDGDRVTVYTRSLDDVTDRLPEVVAAARALPAHAVIADGEAIALRPDGRPDRFQVTASRFGRRGARGADQPLSVFFFDLLHLDGTDLLDLPATERLARLDALVPETQRVDRTVTADPDEAASFLDRTLAAGHEGVMAKAPSSPYEAGRRGAGWLKVKPVHTLDLVVLAVEWGSGRRSGTLSNIHLGALDPDTGGFVMLGKTFKGMTDEMLAWQTERFLGLADGPTDGAVVRVRPEQVVEIAFDGVQASTRYPGGMALRFARVLRYRDDKNPAEADTVDTVRAFHDR; this is translated from the coding sequence GTGCTCCTCCTCGACGTCGCCACCGCCTCCGCCGACGTCGGCGCGGTGTCGTCCCGGCTGGCCAAGACCACCCGGATCGCCGACGTGCTGACGCTCGCCGCCGCCGGAGGTGACGCCACCACGATCGCCACGACGGTGGCCTGGCTGTCCGGGGAGCTGCCGCAGCGTCAGATCGGCGTGGGCTGGGCCGCGCTGCGCTCGCTGCCGTCCCCGGCGACCGACCCCACGCTCACCGTGCCCGGCGTGCACGCGACGTTCGACGCCGTGAAGGCCGTCGCGGGCAAGGGCTCGACGGCACGTCGCGCCGAGCTGCTCGGCGGCCTGTTCGGCGCCGCGACCGCCGCCGAGCAGGCCTTCCTGCGGCGCCTCCTCGGCGGCGAGCTGCGCCAGGGCGCCCTGCTCGGCGTCATGGCCGACGCCGTCGCGAAGGCCGCCCTCCTGCCCGCCGCCGACGTACGGCGCGCGGCCATGCTCAGCGGCGATCTCGCCGCGGTCGCGGCGGCCGTCCTCACCGAGGGCGCCGAAGCGCTCGGCCGATTCCGCCTGCAGGTCGGCACCCCGGTGGGGCCGATGCTCGCGCAGACCGCCACGGGCGTCGACGCCGCGCTCGAAAAGCTGGGCGGGACGGCCATTCTCGAGGCGAAGCTCGACGGCGCCCGGGTGCAGATCCACCGCGACGGCGACCGGGTGACGGTGTACACCCGCAGCCTCGACGACGTCACCGACCGCCTGCCCGAGGTGGTGGCGGCCGCGAGGGCGCTGCCCGCGCACGCGGTGATCGCCGACGGCGAGGCCATCGCGCTGCGTCCCGACGGCCGCCCGGACCGGTTCCAGGTGACGGCCTCGCGATTCGGCCGCCGCGGCGCCCGCGGCGCCGACCAACCGCTGTCGGTCTTCTTCTTCGACCTGCTGCACCTCGACGGCACCGACCTGCTCGACCTCCCCGCCACCGAACGCCTCGCCCGGCTCGACGCCCTCGTCCCGGAGACCCAGCGCGTCGATCGCACGGTCACCGCCGACCCCGACGAGGCCGCCTCGTTCCTCGACCGCACGCTGGCCGCCGGGCACGAGGGCGTCATGGCCAAGGCGCCGTCCTCGCCGTACGAGGCGGGCCGGCGCGGTGCGGGCTGGCTGAAGGTGAAGCCCGTGCACACCCTCGACCTCGTCGTGCTCGCGGTGGAGTGGGGATCGGGCCGGCGCAGCGGCACGCTGTCCAACATCCACCTCGGCGCGCTCGACCCGGACACGGGCGGATTCGTGATGCTGGGCAAGACCTTCAAGGGCATGACCGACGAGATGCTGGCCTGGCAGACCGAACGCTTCCTCGGCCTCGCCGACGGCCCCACCGACGGGGCCGTTGTGCGGGTGCGGCCCGAGCAGGTCGTGGAGATCGCCTTCGACGGCGTGCAGGCCTCGACGCGCTACCCCGGCGGCATGGCGCTGCGCTTCGCGCGGGTGCTGCGCTACCGCGACGACAAGAACCCGGCCGAAGCCGACACCGTCGACACGGTGCGCGCCTTCCACGACCGTTGA
- a CDS encoding molybdopterin-dependent oxidoreductase yields MVDRADRPSPLLGVAAAAVALGVTQLAAVPFGPAADARTAVGSAVVDLTPGPVKEWAIQTFATADKLFLTLAVLFVIVLIAGLSARFETRRVPVGSIAIAVAGAIGCAAVLSRPGATPLHVIPTVVGAACGIGVLRLLVSGRFTDPKPRRQTTTVAPGAGPAPDPGRRLSLVALGFLTVGAVSGAAGLVLGRMRSSVAGDRSAFALPTPATPAPPVPPTVQPAGVDLPPFITPAADFYRIDTALAVPQVSREEWRLKIRGMVDREVTLTFADLERFTAVEKVVTLACVSNPVGGDLISNATWTGYRVRDLLAEAGVHDDADMVLSKSIDGFTAGTPVEAMTDDRDALLAVAMNGAPLPTEHGYPARLVVPGLYGYVSATKWVVDLELTRFDRAEAYWTRLGWSARGPIKTQSRIDVPRAGADVARGPVQFGGVAWAQHRGVKAVEVRITGPGQPADRWQPAQLGAAYSNDTWRLWSFGWQATEPGSYEISVRATDNTGAVQTSQQADVVPDGATGWHTVPFTVT; encoded by the coding sequence ATGGTCGACCGCGCTGACCGTCCCAGCCCGCTGCTCGGTGTCGCCGCCGCGGCGGTCGCGCTGGGGGTCACCCAGCTCGCCGCCGTGCCGTTCGGCCCGGCCGCCGATGCGCGCACCGCCGTCGGCAGCGCCGTCGTCGACCTCACCCCGGGCCCGGTCAAGGAGTGGGCCATCCAGACGTTCGCCACCGCGGACAAGCTGTTCCTCACCCTCGCGGTGCTGTTCGTGATCGTTCTGATCGCCGGGCTGAGCGCACGCTTCGAGACCCGTCGGGTGCCGGTGGGCAGCATCGCGATCGCGGTGGCCGGAGCCATCGGGTGCGCGGCCGTGCTGTCCCGCCCGGGCGCCACCCCGCTGCACGTCATTCCCACGGTCGTCGGCGCCGCGTGTGGCATCGGCGTGCTGCGACTGCTGGTGTCCGGCAGGTTCACCGACCCCAAGCCCCGTCGCCAGACCACCACCGTTGCGCCCGGCGCGGGCCCGGCACCGGACCCCGGCCGGCGGCTGTCGCTGGTGGCACTCGGGTTCCTCACCGTCGGTGCGGTGAGCGGTGCGGCGGGCCTCGTGCTGGGCCGCATGCGCTCCTCGGTGGCGGGCGACCGCAGCGCCTTCGCGCTGCCCACGCCGGCGACGCCCGCGCCGCCGGTCCCGCCGACGGTGCAGCCCGCCGGAGTCGACCTGCCGCCGTTCATCACGCCGGCCGCCGACTTCTACCGCATCGACACCGCGCTGGCGGTCCCCCAGGTCAGCCGTGAGGAATGGAGACTGAAGATCCGCGGCATGGTCGACCGCGAGGTGACCCTCACCTTCGCCGACCTCGAGCGCTTCACTGCCGTCGAGAAGGTCGTGACCCTGGCCTGCGTGTCGAACCCGGTGGGCGGCGACCTCATCTCGAACGCCACCTGGACCGGCTACCGGGTGCGCGACCTGCTGGCGGAGGCCGGCGTCCACGACGACGCCGACATGGTGCTCTCGAAGTCCATCGACGGGTTCACCGCGGGCACGCCGGTGGAGGCGATGACCGACGACCGCGACGCGTTGCTGGCGGTCGCGATGAACGGCGCGCCGCTGCCCACCGAACACGGCTACCCGGCACGGCTGGTCGTCCCCGGCCTCTACGGCTACGTCTCGGCGACCAAGTGGGTCGTCGACCTGGAACTGACCCGCTTCGACCGGGCCGAGGCGTACTGGACCCGGCTCGGCTGGTCGGCCCGCGGGCCGATCAAGACGCAGTCGCGCATCGACGTGCCGCGCGCCGGTGCGGACGTCGCCCGCGGACCCGTCCAGTTCGGCGGCGTCGCCTGGGCCCAGCACCGCGGCGTCAAGGCCGTCGAGGTGCGCATCACCGGCCCCGGGCAGCCCGCCGACCGGTGGCAGCCCGCCCAACTGGGCGCCGCCTACTCGAACGACACCTGGCGGCTGTGGAGCTTCGGCTGGCAGGCCACCGAACCCGGGTCCTACGAGATCTCGGTGCGGGCCACCGACAACACCGGCGCGGTGCAGACGTCGCAGCAGGCCGACGTGGTCCCCGACGGCGCGACCGGCTGGCACACGGTGCCCTTCACCGTGACCTAG
- a CDS encoding SDR family NAD(P)-dependent oxidoreductase codes for MEISGKKAIVVGGASGFGKATAAALAQRGASVAILDRPQSKGKDVAAEIGADFHEVDVTDFGGTETVLADAVTALGGLHVIVTTAGGGIGERTITKDGPHSLETFRSTVDLNLIATFNISRLAAWQMSRQEPVDDDAEERGVIINTASIAAFEGQIGQVAYTASKAAIAGMCLTMARDLGSLGIRVTAIAPSLFATGLTEGIPDEFAKALTKDAAFPKRLGKPEEYAKLALAIVENPMLNGQCLRLDAGQRFAPK; via the coding sequence ATGGAGATCTCGGGGAAGAAGGCGATCGTCGTCGGTGGCGCATCGGGTTTCGGCAAGGCCACCGCGGCCGCGCTCGCCCAGCGCGGCGCGAGCGTCGCCATCCTGGACCGGCCGCAGTCCAAGGGCAAGGACGTCGCCGCCGAGATCGGCGCCGACTTCCACGAGGTGGACGTCACCGACTTCGGCGGAACCGAGACCGTCCTCGCCGACGCGGTCACCGCACTCGGCGGGCTGCACGTCATCGTGACCACCGCCGGCGGCGGCATCGGCGAGCGGACCATCACCAAGGACGGGCCGCACAGCCTCGAGACGTTCCGGTCCACGGTCGACCTCAACCTGATCGCCACCTTCAACATCAGCAGGCTGGCGGCGTGGCAGATGAGCCGGCAGGAACCGGTCGACGACGACGCCGAGGAGCGCGGCGTCATCATCAACACCGCCTCGATCGCCGCCTTCGAGGGCCAGATCGGACAGGTCGCCTACACCGCGTCGAAGGCCGCGATCGCCGGCATGTGCCTCACCATGGCCCGCGACCTGGGCAGCCTGGGCATCCGCGTCACCGCCATCGCGCCGAGCCTGTTCGCGACCGGCCTCACCGAGGGCATCCCCGACGAGTTCGCCAAGGCGCTCACCAAGGACGCGGCGTTCCCCAAGCGCCTCGGCAAGCCGGAGGAGTACGCGAAGCTCGCCCTGGCGATCGTCGAGAACCCCATGCTCAACGGCCAGTGCCTGCGCCTCGACGCCGGCCAGCGGTTCGCCCC